A region of Candidatus Dadabacteria bacterium DNA encodes the following proteins:
- a CDS encoding amidohydrolase family protein, producing MTRSVYSHRDQWRGVAGPEYYAVEFERVEEDVRKFWIELRHLLSGTTTMAGSGGIEGLVKNAGGRPGDETRYFYLAEMETFPYGFDATEELSGFSCPLAPTESRDPRSLFLEFEDKPPYVPHIAEGTNCTAEIEGKFYLDYVSKNPERRYSLIHGVGLSRQDVERLKDLDVTLIWSPRSNVVLYGTTVDIPNALRAGARVAISTDWSYSGSYNLLEEFRCAEHIDNAKWDDHLSGSDYWRMATEHAAYSLEVEKLTGKLEQGFAADIIIFRKRTNDPFKDLISSEVSDVIATFVDGELLSGYSGSFDPSHLPAQCSHRIGQHFICVDYTKDYSFSHEELLSSNKDAVPLFSPDRQASCE from the coding sequence ATGACGCGTTCCGTGTATTCGCACCGTGATCAATGGCGGGGCGTAGCCGGCCCGGAGTATTATGCGGTCGAGTTTGAGAGGGTTGAGGAAGATGTCCGGAAATTCTGGATAGAACTCCGCCACCTTCTGTCCGGTACCACCACGATGGCCGGTTCAGGCGGCATTGAGGGACTTGTTAAAAATGCGGGTGGTCGTCCCGGAGACGAAACAAGGTACTTCTATCTTGCTGAGATGGAGACGTTTCCCTACGGTTTTGACGCTACCGAGGAACTCAGCGGGTTTTCTTGCCCGTTAGCGCCAACCGAGTCCCGCGATCCCCGCAGCCTTTTTCTTGAGTTTGAGGACAAACCGCCCTATGTGCCCCACATTGCGGAGGGAACCAACTGCACGGCGGAAATTGAAGGGAAGTTCTATCTGGATTATGTCTCGAAGAACCCGGAGCGGCGTTACTCCCTTATCCACGGAGTGGGGCTGAGCCGTCAAGACGTTGAGCGCCTGAAAGACCTTGACGTGACTCTTATCTGGTCGCCGAGGTCGAACGTGGTTCTTTACGGGACCACAGTCGATATTCCGAACGCATTGCGGGCCGGCGCCCGGGTCGCGATCAGTACGGATTGGTCATACTCGGGTTCGTACAATCTCCTTGAGGAATTTCGCTGTGCCGAGCATATTGACAACGCGAAGTGGGATGACCATCTGTCGGGAAGCGACTACTGGCGCATGGCTACGGAGCACGCAGCGTACTCGCTGGAGGTAGAAAAACTGACCGGCAAGCTGGAGCAGGGCTTTGCGGCGGATATCATTATATTTCGGAAGCGGACTAATGACCCCTTTAAAGACCTGATTTCATCGGAGGTATCGGATGTCATTGCAACGTTTGTTGACGGCGAACTTCTCAGTGGATACAGCGGTTCTTTCGACCCTTCTCATCTTCCGGCCCAATGCTCGCACCGTATCGGGCAGCATTTCATTTGCGTTGACTATACAAAGGACTACTCCTTCAGTCATGAAGAGCTGCTGAGTTCCAACAAGGATGCGGTTCCCCTGTTCTCGCCGGACAGGCAAGCGAGTTGTGAATGA
- a CDS encoding citrate synthase: MSKNTLSVTDNRTGKTYELAIDNDTIRATDLRQIRVKDEDFGMMSYDPAFGNTASCKSKVTFIDGEKGILRYRGYPIEELAKKSTFLEVAYLLIHGELPNKSQYDSWVHDITHHTYVHENIRKLMDGFRYDAHPMGMLLATVGALSTFYPDAKDIFDTDVQKLEMRRLIAKTPTIAGFSYRHIMGLPYVYPDNELSYAGNFLSMMFKMTETKYEPNPAIEKAIDVLFILHADHEQNCSASAMRNVGSSHPDPYSAAAAAIAALYGPLHGGANEAVLEMLADIGSIDKIPQYIERAKKGEFRLMGFGHRVYKAYDPRAAIIKDIAHDVFEVTGKNPLLDIALELERIALEDDYFVRRRLYPNVDFYSGLIYQSIGLPTSMFTVLFAIARMAGWLAQWLELMNDPETRIARPRQVYLGEDNRKYVAMSKRRKKK, encoded by the coding sequence ATGTCGAAGAACACTTTGTCCGTAACGGATAACAGGACAGGTAAAACATACGAACTTGCTATAGACAACGATACCATAAGAGCCACTGATCTTCGTCAGATAAGGGTTAAGGACGAAGATTTTGGCATGATGAGCTATGACCCCGCTTTCGGGAATACGGCTTCGTGCAAAAGCAAGGTTACCTTCATTGATGGAGAAAAGGGGATCCTGAGATACAGGGGGTACCCGATAGAAGAGCTGGCGAAAAAAAGTACCTTCCTCGAAGTTGCTTACCTCCTTATTCATGGTGAACTGCCTAACAAATCGCAATACGACAGCTGGGTTCACGACATAACGCATCACACCTACGTGCATGAAAACATAAGGAAGCTCATGGACGGATTCCGCTACGACGCGCATCCGATGGGCATGCTTCTTGCGACCGTCGGGGCCCTTTCGACCTTCTATCCGGATGCAAAAGACATATTCGATACCGACGTGCAGAAACTTGAGATGAGAAGGCTTATAGCGAAGACGCCGACCATAGCCGGATTTTCCTACAGGCATATAATGGGTCTTCCATATGTATACCCCGACAACGAACTCAGCTACGCCGGGAATTTCCTTTCAATGATGTTCAAGATGACCGAGACCAAGTATGAGCCGAATCCGGCGATAGAGAAAGCGATAGACGTTCTTTTCATCCTCCATGCCGACCACGAGCAGAACTGCAGCGCAAGCGCGATGAGAAACGTCGGAAGCTCCCATCCGGATCCTTACTCCGCGGCCGCTGCGGCGATTGCCGCACTGTACGGTCCTCTTCACGGCGGAGCGAACGAGGCGGTGCTTGAAATGCTTGCCGACATAGGCTCGATTGACAAGATTCCGCAGTACATAGAAAGGGCCAAGAAAGGAGAATTCAGGCTCATGGGCTTCGGGCACAGGGTGTACAAGGCTTACGATCCGAGAGCGGCGATAATAAAGGATATAGCCCACGACGTGTTTGAAGTCACCGGGAAAAATCCTCTGCTCGACATAGCGCTTGAGCTTGAGAGAATAGCCCTTGAAGATGACTATTTCGTAAGAAGAAGGCTTTACCCGAACGTTGATTTCTACTCTGGACTCATATACCAGAGCATAGGTCTTCCCACGAGCATGTTTACCGTGCTTTTCGCGATAGCGAGGATGGCCGGGTGGCTTGCCCAGTGGCTTGAGCTGATGAACGACCCCGAAACCAGAATCGCAAGGCCCAGGCAGGTTTATCTGGGGGAAGATAATAGAAAATACGTGGCGATGAGCAAAAGGCGTAAGAAGAAGTAG
- a CDS encoding site-2 protease family protein, translated as MIKRSILIPLVLFILTAATTFLSGYMISGTYTGGVLFSLSLVAILGAHEMGHYFYGRKYGVSITLPWFIPAPPFLSPIGTFGAFIRIKSRIRGRRELFDIGVAGPIAGVIVALPVLFVGLLFSEVVALDSERLSEMQAAMSLGNSLVFALFSKMAIGEVAQGYEILLHPVAFAGWIGLFVTVLNLMPAGQLDGGHLVYCVFPAEWHKAISAATVIFLAIMGVGTVPLMDFADYLGLWVLGILPEWLMFEGWVGWLFWAILLLVIGTSHPPTISSDTEIGAGRKALAFFSLLIFISCFTPVPISVVEFG; from the coding sequence ATGATCAAAAGATCTATCCTTATTCCGCTGGTGCTTTTTATTCTCACGGCGGCCACGACTTTCCTTTCCGGCTACATGATAAGCGGAACTTATACGGGGGGCGTTCTTTTCTCGCTTTCTCTGGTCGCCATTCTTGGAGCCCATGAAATGGGTCATTACTTTTACGGCAGGAAGTACGGCGTTTCTATAACTCTTCCCTGGTTTATTCCCGCTCCTCCCTTTCTCTCTCCTATAGGGACGTTCGGGGCGTTTATAAGGATAAAGTCTCGGATACGCGGCCGAAGGGAACTTTTCGACATAGGGGTCGCTGGTCCCATAGCCGGGGTGATAGTAGCTCTTCCGGTCTTGTTTGTCGGGCTGCTTTTCTCGGAAGTGGTCGCTTTGGATTCTGAGAGGCTCTCTGAGATGCAGGCGGCCATGTCTCTTGGCAATTCTCTCGTATTTGCCCTTTTCTCAAAAATGGCTATCGGGGAAGTCGCCCAGGGATACGAAATTCTGCTCCACCCCGTTGCATTTGCAGGATGGATAGGCCTTTTCGTAACCGTCTTGAATCTCATGCCCGCTGGGCAGCTTGACGGAGGGCATCTTGTATACTGCGTCTTCCCGGCGGAGTGGCATAAAGCTATATCGGCCGCTACGGTTATTTTTCTTGCAATAATGGGAGTGGGAACGGTACCTCTGATGGACTTTGCGGATTATCTGGGCTTGTGGGTGCTTGGCATTCTTCCTGAGTGGCTTATGTTTGAGGGTTGGGTCGGCTGGCTTTTCTGGGCGATACTGCTTTTGGTGATCGGTACATCCCATCCGCCGACCATATCGAGTGATACCGAGATCGGTGCCGGAAGAAAAGCGCTTGCTTTTTTCTCACTGCTTATTTTTATTTCCTGTTTTACCCCTGTCCCAATCAGTGTCGTGGAATTCGGTTAG